One segment of Brassica napus cultivar Da-Ae chromosome C3, Da-Ae, whole genome shotgun sequence DNA contains the following:
- the LOC106384998 gene encoding SNAP25 homologous protein SNAP33 isoform X2 codes for MMIAPEPSLAAKNLTLNPFDDDDCDEVEKRFTTSSKPSLNLDAKRSRYRNGFRDSGGVENQSVQELESYAVYKSRETTKTVQGCLKVAQGIRSDATRTLVMLNEQGEKITRTHQKTVDIDHDLSRGEKLLGSLGGIFSRTWKSKKSRSITGPVMTRGESPKRRVNHLETREKLGLNHFPKPQSRTHEPLPESPDAYQKLEVEKAKQDDGLADLSDLLSELKNMAVDMGTEIERQNNGLDHLQDDV; via the exons ATGATGATTGCCCCTGAACCTTCTCTAGCCGCTAAGAATCTCACCTTGAACccttttgatgatgatgattgtgATGAGGTTGAGAAGAGATTCACTACTTCGTCTAAACCCTCTTTGAATCTGGATGCAAAGAGGAGCCGGTACAGGAACGGTTTCCGTGATTCTGGAGGTGTTGAGAACCAGAGTGTTCAGGAACTTGAGAGCTACGCTGTGTACAAGTCTCGGGAAACAACCAAAACCGTCCAAGGGTGTCTGAAAGTAGCGCAGGGGATTAGATCAGATGCTACCAGGACTCTGGTCATGTTGAATGAGCAAGGCGAGAAGATCACAAGGACACACCAGAAGACTGTTGACATCGATCATGATCTCAGTCGG GGTGAGAAACTTCTTGGAAGCCTCGGTGGCATTTTTTCAAGGACTTGGAAGTCAAAGAAGTCTCGTTCCATAACCGGTCCAGTCATGACTAGAG GTGAATCCCCAAAGAGAAGAGTTAATCACTTAGAGACCAGAGAAAAGCTGGGGTTGAACCATTTTCCTAAACCACAATCAAGAACCCATGAACCTCTCCCTGAATCCCCTGATGCCTATCAGAAACTAGAG GTGGAGAAAGCAAAGCAGGACGATGGACTTGCAGATTTGAGTGATCTACTCAGCGAACTGAAGAACATGGCTGTTGATATGGGAACTGAAATCGAAAG GCAAAACAATGGACTTGATCATCTTCAAGACGATGTCTGA
- the LOC106384992 gene encoding diacylglycerol kinase 1 produces the protein MEDDGEMGMFSKNPLEMVESCGFIFTCFVAALVGILTIAYTASQWRRNINLSWTKAIARSKKNPKARHKTPVAPHSWERDSVSRAKNLNCSVCLKSMSPSQTIVASESVIHRCTICGAAAHFSCSSSAPKDCKCVSMVGYEHVVHQWAVRWTEGADQSDESSFCSYCDESCSSSFLGGSPVWCCLWCQRLVHVDCHSNMSNETGDVCDLGPLRRLVLCPLYVKELTRNPSGGFLSTITHGANELASTVRASIRIQSKKYKQGNETSVDSDNSGSNCDESTESTADTSPAVVNGTHSALENSSSVVNGGSSNEDSDEKKPSVKRSGSFGKKDKYQGLRSKLKYELADLPPDARPLLVFINKKSGAQRGDSLRQRLNLLLNPVQVCELSSVQGPEVGLLLFRKVPHFRVLVCGGDGTAGWVLDAIDKQNFVSPPAVAILPAGTGNDLSRILNWGGGLGSVERQGGLSTVLQNIEHAAVTVLDRWKVSILNQQGKQLQPPKYMNNYIGVGCDAKVALDIHNLREENPERFYSQFMNKVLYAREGARSIMDRTFEDFPWQVRVEVDGVDIEVPEDAEGVLVANIGSYMGGVDLWQNEDETYENFDPQSIHDKVVEVVSISGTWHLGKLQVGLSQARRLAQGQSVKIQLCAPLPVQIDGEPWSQQPCTLTISHHGQAFMLKRAAEEPLGHAAAIITDVLENAETNQVINASQKRALLQEMAVRLT, from the exons ATGGAGGACGATGGAGAAATGGGGATGTTCAGCAAGAATCCACTTGAAATGGTTGAGTCTTGCGGGTTCATCTTCACTTGCTTTGTTGCTGCCCTTGTTGGTATTTTAACCATAGCCTACACTGCTTCTCAGTGGCGAAGGAATATCAACTTAAGCTGGACAAAAGCCATCGCCAGGTCAAAGAAAAACCCAAAGGCGCGGCACAAGACTCCCGTCGCCCCGCATAGCTGGGAACGCGACTCTGTATCCCGCGCCAAGAACTTGAACTGCTCTGTGTGCTTGAAGTCGATGTCGCCTTCTCAGACAATTGTAGCTTCAGAAAGTGTTATCCACAGGTGCACGATCTGCGGAGCGGCAGCTCATTTTAGTTGCTCTTCAAGTGCCCCTAAAGATTGCAAATGCGTCTCCATGGTTGGATACGAGCATGTGGTGCACCAGTGGGCAGTGCGGTGGACGGAAGGTGCTGACCAGTCTGACGAATCCTCGTTTTGTAGCTACTGTGATGAGTCGTGTAGTAGCTCCTTTCTTGGGGGTTCTCCTGTATGGTGCTGCTTGTGGTGTCAACGTCTTGTCCATGTCGACTGTCACAGTAATATGTCAAACGAAACAGGTGACGTTTGTGATCTAGGCCCTCTTAGAAGGCTTGTCTTGTGTCCTCTCTATGTTAAGGAGTTAACACGGAATCCTTCTGGAGGGTTTTTGAGCACGATCACGCATGGTGCTAACGAACTTGCATCTACGGTCCGTGCCAGTATCAGGATTCAAAGCAAAAAATACAAGCAAGGTAATGAAACTTCGGTTGACTCGGATAATAGTGGTAGCAATTGTGATGAATCGACGGAAAGCACAGCTGATACAAGTCCAGCTGTTGTTAATGGCACCCATTCCGCGTTGGAAAACTCAAGCAGCGTTGTGAATGGAGGTTCCTCTAACGAGGACAGCGATGAGAAGAAGCCTAGTGTTAAAAGAAGCGGTTCCTTTGGTAAGAAAGATAAATATCAGGGACTAAGGTCCAAACTTAAGTATGAGCTAGCTGATTTGCCTCCAGATGCAAGACCGTTGTTGGTTTTCATTAACAAAAAGAGTGGGGCTCAACGAGGTGATTCTCTTCGGCAGCGTCTTAATCTTCTTCTAAATCCCGTGCAG GTGTGTGAATTGAGTTCAGTGCAGGGACCAGAAGTGGGGCTTCTCCTCTTCAGGAAGGTTCCTCACTTTAGAGTTCTTGTTTGTGGTGGAGATGGCACTGCTGGTTGGGTATTGGATGCCATAGACAAACAGAATTTTGTCTCTCCTCCTGCGGTTGCTATCCTGCCTGCTGGAACCGGGAATGATCTATCCCGGATATTGAACTGGGGTGGTGGTTTGGGTTCTGTTGAGAGACAAGGAGGTTTATCTACTGTGTTGCAGAACATAGAGCATGCTGCAGTCACTGTCCTTGATCGTTGGAAGGTATCGATTCTGAATCAACAAGGAAAGCAACTCCAGCCGCCAAAATATATGAACAATTATATAG GGGTTGGGTGTGATGCGAAGGTCGCCCTTGATATTCACAATCTACGGGAGGAGAATCCAGAGAGATTTTATAGCCAG TTTATGAACAAAGTCCTATATGCTAGAGAAGGTGCAAGGAGTATAATGGACAGAACATTCGAAGATTTCCCTTGGCAAGTTCGAGTGGAGGTGGATGGTGTTGACATCGAGGTTCCTGAG GATGCGGAAGGAGTACTTGTTGCAAACATCGGAAGTTACATGGGAGGTGTGGATTTATGGCAGAATGAAGATgaaacatatgaaaactttgATCCGCAATCTATTCACGACAAGGTAGTAGAAGTCGTGAGTATATCTGGAACGTGGCACCTTGGCAAACTCCAG GTTGGGTTATCTCAAGCCAGAAGGTTAGCTCAGGGGCAATCAGTGAAGATACAACTTTGTGCGCCGTTGCCTGTGCAAATCGATGGAGAACCTTGGTCTCAGCAACCATGTACCTTAACGATATCGCACCATGGCCAG GCTTTCATGCTAAAGAGAGCAGCGGAGGAGCCACTGGGTCACGCAGCGGCTATAATCACAGATGTTCTAGAGAATGCAGAAACAAATCAAGTGATCAACGCTTCACAGAAACGAGCTCTGCTTCAAGAAATGGCTGTAAGGTTAACTTAA
- the LOC106384998 gene encoding SNAP25 homologous protein SNAP33 isoform X1, with the protein MMIAPEPSLAAKNLTLNPFDDDDCDEVEKRFTTSSKPSLNLDAKRSRYRNGFRDSGGVENQSVQELESYAVYKSRETTKTVQGCLKVAQGIRSDATRTLVMLNEQGEKITRTHQKTVDIDHDLSRGEKLLGSLGGIFSRTWKSKKSRSITGPVMTRGESPKRRVNHLETREKLGLNHFPKPQSRTHEPLPESPDAYQKLEVEKAKQDDGLADLSDLLSELKNMAVDMGTEIERQNNGLDHLQDDVDELNFRVKQSNQRALRLLRK; encoded by the exons ATGATGATTGCCCCTGAACCTTCTCTAGCCGCTAAGAATCTCACCTTGAACccttttgatgatgatgattgtgATGAGGTTGAGAAGAGATTCACTACTTCGTCTAAACCCTCTTTGAATCTGGATGCAAAGAGGAGCCGGTACAGGAACGGTTTCCGTGATTCTGGAGGTGTTGAGAACCAGAGTGTTCAGGAACTTGAGAGCTACGCTGTGTACAAGTCTCGGGAAACAACCAAAACCGTCCAAGGGTGTCTGAAAGTAGCGCAGGGGATTAGATCAGATGCTACCAGGACTCTGGTCATGTTGAATGAGCAAGGCGAGAAGATCACAAGGACACACCAGAAGACTGTTGACATCGATCATGATCTCAGTCGG GGTGAGAAACTTCTTGGAAGCCTCGGTGGCATTTTTTCAAGGACTTGGAAGTCAAAGAAGTCTCGTTCCATAACCGGTCCAGTCATGACTAGAG GTGAATCCCCAAAGAGAAGAGTTAATCACTTAGAGACCAGAGAAAAGCTGGGGTTGAACCATTTTCCTAAACCACAATCAAGAACCCATGAACCTCTCCCTGAATCCCCTGATGCCTATCAGAAACTAGAG GTGGAGAAAGCAAAGCAGGACGATGGACTTGCAGATTTGAGTGATCTACTCAGCGAACTGAAGAACATGGCTGTTGATATGGGAACTGAAATCGAAAG GCAAAACAATGGACTTGATCACCTTCAAGACGATGTGGACGAGCTCAACTTCAGAGTGAAACAATCTAACCAACGAGCTCTCCGTTTACTCAGAAAGTAA
- the LOC106384995 gene encoding uncharacterized acetyltransferase At3g50280, whose translation MVSSSSSSSSSSSEVKIVSEYFIKPKTVALKSKEPYHLSPTDHVVLSFQYIQKGLLFLKQSDYDDATKPKDFMETLLQKLKDSLAATLVHFYPFAGRLSTLKTDNPRRSYSVFVDCNNSPGAGFIHAKLDLCVSDIIESTYVPLVVHFLFDHHKAVNLDGQNMSLLSVKVTELVDGVFIGLSMNHSIGDGCTFWHFFNSFSDIFTNHNNLFCLKNPPIFREVSGPLCRLPYSPLDKSSISHQSESPVLKERMFHFSSETVRSLKSKANQDCNTTTISSLQSLTAVIWRSITRARKAPNDQETTCRFAADSRSRMDPPLPTNHVGFYVSATSTTAKNGDLLEKNGLGWAASKLHRAVTEHTGEKIASQIDRWLKSPPAAVHDPNVVHMGSSPRFDKYGCQFGMGKAVAVRSGYGGKFDGKVSAYPGREGGGSIDFEVCLLPEFMEALESDQEFMSLVSSSQN comes from the exons AtggtttcatcttcttcttcttcttcttcttcatcatctgaaGTAAAGATTGTCTcagaatacttcatcaaacccAAAACCGTCGCGTTAAAATCAAAAGAGCCATACCATTTATCACCGACCGATCATGTGGTTCTCTCCTTCCAATACATCCAAAAGGGTCTTCTCTTTCTCAAACAGTCTGATTATGATGATGCAACCAAACCAAAAGACTTCATGGAGACATTGCTTCAAAAGCTTAAAGACTCTCTAGCAGCAACACTTGTCCACTTCTACCCTTTCGCGGGTCGACTCTCGACCTTGAAAACCGACAATCCAAGAAGATCTTACTCGGTGTTTGTGGATTGTAACAACAGTCCTGGAGCTGGATTTATCCATGCCAAGTTGGATCTATGTGTGTCAGATATTATTGAGTCCACATACGTTCCTTTGGTtgttcattttttatttgatcaTCACAAAGCAGTGAATCTAGATGGTCAGAACATGAGTCTCTTATCAGTCAAG GTAACAGAACTTGTAGATGGAGTGTTCATAGGATTGTCTATGAATCATTCGATTGGAGATGGATGTACTTTCTGGCATTTCTTCAACTCTTTCTCCGACATCTTCACTAATCACAACAACTTGTTTTGTCTCAAGAATCCTCCAATCTTCCGAGAAGTGTCTGGTCCTCTTTGCAGGCTTCCTTACAGTCCACTTGATAAGTCCTCCATTAGTCATCAATCCGAATCTCCGGTTTTGAAAGAGAGAATGTTCCATTTCTCATCAGAGACAGTGAGATCACTCAAATCAAAGGCCAATCAAGATTGTAATACAACAACAATCTCTTCGTTGCAGTCACTAACCGCAGTTATATGGAGAAGCATTACAAGAGCAAGAAAAGCACCAAATGATCAAGAAACTACTTGCAGGTTTGCTGCAGACAGTAGATCAAGAATGGATCCACCATTGCCGACGAATCACGTTGGGTTTTACGTCTCTGCTACAAGTACCACTGCCAAAAATGGTGATCTATTGGAGAAGAATGGGTTAGGATGGGCTGCTTCAAAGCTCCATCGAGCTGTAACCGAGCACACTGGCGAGAAGATCGCTTCCCAAATTGATCGATGGTTGAAGTCTCCACCAGCGGCAGTACACGATCCGAACGTTGTTCATATGGGAAGCTCGCCGAGGTTTGACAAGTACGGATGCCAGTTTGGGATGGGGAAAGCGGTTGCTGTTAGAAGCGGTTATGGCGGTAAGTTTGACGGGAAGGTATCAGCTTACCCTGGGAGAGAAGGAGGTGGGAGCATAGATTTTGAAGTCTGTCTTTTGCCAGAGTTTATGGAAGCTTTGGAATCAGATCAAGAGTTCATGTCTCTTGTCTCTTCTTCCCAGAACTAA
- the LOC106384991 gene encoding replication protein A 70 kDa DNA-binding subunit B has product MENSVTQDGIASLLSLDSSSVQPQIVVQVVDLKPVGNRYTFNANDGKMKIKAMLPATLTSEIVSGKIQNLGLIRLLHYTANDIPGKSGEKYLLVTKCEAVASALDSEIKSETKASTGIMLKPKQEFVAKSASQIINEQRGNAAPAARMAMTRRVHPLVSLNPYQGSWTIKVRVTNKGVLRTYKNARGEGCVFNVELTDEEGTQIQATMFNAAAKKFYDTFQKGKVYYISRGTLKLANKQFKTVQNDYEMTLNEYSEVEEAGSEEMFIPETKFNSVPIDELGTYVNQKELVDVIGVVQSVSPTMSIRRKSDNEMIPKRDIVLADETKKTVVVSLWNDLATDLGQELLDMADKYPVIAIKSLKVGDFQGVSLSTISKSYVVVNPDIPEAAKLKSWYDSEGKETSMSAIGSGMSPSANNGSRSMYSDRVCLSHFTTNPSLGEDKPVFFSTRAYISFIKPDQAMWYRACKSCNKKVTEAMDSGYWCEGCQKKDEECSLRYIMAVKVSDSTGEAWFSAFNDEAEKMIGCTADELNVLKSEEGEGNEFQTKLKEATWSSHLFRVSVSQQEYNSEKRQRITVRGVAPVDFAAETRLLLQDISKNKKTSQ; this is encoded by the exons atggagaaCTCAGTGACCCAAGATGGCATCGCGTCATTATTATCCCTCGATTCGTCCTCGGTTCAACCTCAGATCGTCGTTCAAGTCGTGGATCTTAAACCCGTTGGAAATCGATACAC GTTTAATGCTAATGATGGAAAGATGAAGATCAAAGCAATGTTGCCTGCGACTTTAACGTCTGAGATCGTCTCTGGAAAAATCCAGAATCTTGGTCTGATTCGTCTCCTTCATTATACGGCCAACGATATTCCAGGAAAATCTGGAGAAAA ATATTTGCTTGTCACCAAATGCGAGGCTGTTGCTTCTGCACTTGACTCAGAGATTAAATCCGAGACTAAAGCTTCTACGGGTATAATGTTGAAACCGAAGCAGGAGTTTGTCGCCAAATCAGCTTCACAAATAATCAATGAGCAGAGAGGAAA cgctgCACCAGCTGCAAGAATGGCTATGACCAGGAGGGTCCATCCCCTTGTGTCCTTGAACCCTTACCAAGGAAGCTGGACCATTAAAGTCCGTGTTACAAACAAAGGAGTCTTGAGAACTTACAAAAACGCTAGAGGAGAAGGATGTGTCTTCAATGTGGAACTCACTGATGAGGAA GGAACGCAGATTCAGGCGACGATGTTTAACGCAGCTGCAAAGAAGTTTTATGACACGTTCCAGAAGGGAAAAGTCTATTACATATCGAGGGGAACACTTAAGCTTGCTAATAAGCAGTTCAAGACGGTTCAGAACGATTACGAGATGACTCTGAACGAGTATTCAGAGGTTGAAGAAGCTGGGAGCGAAGAAATGTTTATCCCTGAGACAAAATTCAACTCTGTACCCATTGATGAGCTGGGTACATACGTGAATCAGAAGGAGCTTGTTG ATGTTATCGGTGTTGTCCAAAGTGTTTCTCCCACCATGAGTATTAGAAGAAAGAGTGACAACGAGATGATCCCAAAGAGGGATATAGTTTTAGCTGATGAGACAAAGAAAACTGTTGTGGTGTCCCTTTGGAACGATCTAGCAACTGACTTAGGACAAGAGCTTCTAGACATGGCTGATAAGTACCCTGTCATTGCGATTAAGTCTCTCAAAGTTGGAGATTTTCAAg GTGTTTCACTCTCCACTATCAGCAAAAGCTACGTGGTGGTAAATCCTGATATACCAGAAGCTGCAAAGTTGAAATCTTGGTATGACTCTGAAGGCAAAGAGACATCTATGTCTGCTATTGGCTCTGGGATGAGCCCTTCTGCCAATAATGGATCAAGATCCATGTATTCTGACAGAGTCTGTCTCTCTCACTTCACAACCAACCCCTCTTTAGGCGAGGACAAG CCTGTGTTCTTCAGTACTAGAGCTTACATAAGCTTCATCAAGCCAGACCAGGCAATGTGGTACCGTGCTTGCAAGAGCTGTAACAAGAAAGTGACTGAAGCAATGGACTCTGGTTACTGGTGTGAAGGTTGTCAGAAAAAGGATGAAGAATGCAGTTTAAG GTATATAATGGCGGTGAAAGTCTCTGATTCAACCGGTGAAGCCTGGTTCTCTGCATTCAATGATGAAGCAGAGAAGATGATTGGATGCACAGCTGATGAACTCAACGTACTAAAATCGGAG GAAGGTGAAGGGAATGAGTTTCAGACAAAACTGAAGGAAGCTACTTGGTCATCTCATCTCTTCCGTGTTAGTGTTTCTCAACAAGAGTATAACAGTGAGAAGAGACAGAGGATAACTGTAAGAGGT
- the LOC106384994 gene encoding uncharacterized acetyltransferase At3g50280-like produces the protein MKEAKMVSSSPSSSYEVKIYSECFIKPQTIAEKSNEPYHLSPLDHLMLSFQYIQKGLLFLKPSQQSDDATKPKDFMETLLQNLKDSLATALVHFYPLAGRLSTLKTENPRSHSVFVDCNDSPGAGFIHAKSELTVADIVGSKYVPLVVQSFFDHHKAVDVDGQTLSLLSVKITELVDGVFIGLSMNHSVGDGSTFWNFFNSWSEIFNSQQDDNNFCLKNPQIFRQVSGPLCRLPYSPLDESIGQSESPDLKERMFHFSSETLRSLKSKANLDCGATMISSLQSLTAFIWRSITRARSLSNDQETTCRFAVGTRIRMDPPLPANHFGVYTSLASTTAKTGDLLENVLGWAASKLHQAVTAQSSEKIASEIDHWLKSPFVLQPDQFSEPNLVHMGSSPRFDKYGSQFGMGKAVAVRSGYNSKHDGKVSAYPGREGGGSIDLEVCLLPEFMEALESDQEFMSLVSSS, from the coding sequence atGAAAGAAGCAAAAATggtttcatcttctccttcttcttcatatGAAGTAAAGATATACTCAGAATGCTTCATCAAACCCCAAACCATAGCTGAAAAATCAAATGAGCCATACCATTTATCACCATTAGACCATCTGATGCTCTCCTTCCAATACATCCAAAAGGGTCTTCTCTTTCTCAAACCATCTCAACAGTCTGACGATGCAACCAAACCAAAAGACTTCATGGAGACTCTGCTGCAAAATCTTAAAGACTCTCTAGCAACAGCACTCGTCCACTTCTACCCGCTGGCAGGTCGTCTCTCCACCTTGAAAACAGAAAATCCAAGATCTCACTCGGTGTTTGTGGATTGTAACGACAGCCCTGGAGCTGGATTTATCCATGCCAAATCAGAACTAACGGTAGCAGACATTGTTGGGTCCAAGTACGTTCCTTTGGTAGTTCAATCTTTCTTTGACCATCACAAAGCAGTTGATGTCGATGGTCAAACCTTAAGTCTCTTATCAGTCAAGATAACAGAGCTGGTAGATGGAGTGTTCATAGGATTGTCTATGAATCATTCAGTTGGAGATGGAAGTACATTCTGGAACTTCTTCAACTCTTGGTCTGAGATCTTCAACTCACAACAAGATGACAATAACTTTTGTCTCAAGAATCCTCAGATCTTTCGTCAAGTGTCTGGTCCTCTTTGCAGGCTTCCTTACAGTCCACTTGATGAGTCCATTGGTCAATCCGAATCTCCGGATTTGAAAGAGAGAATGTTCCATTTCTCATCAGAAACGCTGAGATCACTCAAATCAAAGGCTAATCTAGATTGTGGAGCAACGATGATCTCTTCTTTGCAGTCATTAACCGCATTTATATGGAGAAGCATTACAAGAGCAAGGAGCTTATCAAACGATCAAGAAACTACTTGCAGGTTTGCTGTAGGAACTAGAATAAGGATGGATCCACCATTGCCAGCAAATCACTTTGGGGTTTACACCTCTCTTGCAAGCACCACTGCCAAAACAGGCGACCTGTTGGAGAATGTGTTGGGATGGGCTGCTTCAAAGCTGCATCAAGCTGTAACCGCACAAAGTAGCGAGAAGATAGCTTCCGAAATTGATCATTGGTTGAAGTCTCCTTTTGTTTTGCAACCAGATCAATTCTCTGAACCGAACCTTGTCCACATGGGAAGCTCGCCGAGGTTTGACAAGTACGGAAGCCAGTTTGGGATGGGGAAAGCTGTTGCGGTTAGAAGCGGTTATAACAGCAAGCATGACGGTAAGGTCTCAGCTTACCCTGGgagagaaggaggaggaagcatagaTTTGGAAGTGTGTCTTTTGCCAGAGTTTATGGAAGCTTTGGAATCAGACCAGGAGTTCATGTCTCTTGTCTCTTCTTCTTGA
- the LOC106384993 gene encoding plant intracellular Ras-group-related LRR protein 7, translating into MGCCASNQGGGSKASRVKRWRSTGIIGLRDSKLKTFPDVVIDMERAVRTLDLTHNKISDVPGDISKLINMQRLLIADNLIERLPGNLGKLQSLKVLMLDGNRISYLPDELGQLIRLEQLSIARNMLIYLPDTIGSLRNLVLLNVSNNRLKSLPESLGSCASLEEIQANDNVVEELPASLCNLMQLKSLCLDDNQVKQIPDGLLKDCKSLQNLSLHNNPISMDDFQLMEGYQEFEERRKKKFDKQIDLNVMISSKGLDVGVDK; encoded by the exons ATGGGGTGTTGCGCGAGCAATCAAGGAGGAGGTTCAAAGGCTAGTCGGGTAAAGCGGTGGCGATCCACCGGCATTATTGGCCTCCGCGACTCCAAACTCAAG ACATTTCCTGATGTAGTGATTGACATGGAGAGAGCAGTGCGGACACTCGATCTAACACACAACAAGATCT CTGATGTTCCTGGAGATATCAGTAAGTTAATCAATATGCAGCGTCTG TTAATAGCTGATAATCTAATTGAGCGCCTTCCTGGGAATCTTGGGAAACTTCAATCTCTCAAAGTTTTGATGCTTGATGGAAACCGCATCAGCTATCTGCCGGATGAAT TGGGTCAGTTGATAAGGCTTGAGCAACTATCAATCGCAAGAAATATGCTCATATACTTGCCTGATACTATTGGTAGTCTTcgcaat TTAGTGCTGTTGAATGTCTCGAATAACAGATTGAAATCCCTTCCAGAATCATTAGGGAGCTGTGCCTCTTTAGAAGAAATACAAGCTAATG ATAACGTTGTTGAAGAGCTCCCTGCATCACTCTGCAATCTGATGCAGTTAAAGTCGCTTTGCTTAGACGATAATCAAGTGAAACAG ATACCAGATGGATTGCTGAAAGATTGCAAGAGTCTGCAAAATCTATCCCTGCATAACAATCCAATTTCCATGGATGATTTTCAGCTG ATGGAAGGATACCAAGAGTTTGaagagaggaggaagaagaaatttGATAAGCAAATAGATTTGAATGTGATGATCAGCTCTAAAGGACTCGATGTAGGCGTTGATAAATGA
- the LOC106384996 gene encoding hamartin produces the protein MSSSSGSFSGRSSSSSACSSSRGDSEISFDAADELLQFGSRRMELRKEKDLLRKSKPHSIELVRRLELHSKSLSESRLEDTARIQTMEIELLNCYKEIGYLRDQLIFKSKEVSYLNEHVRNLESKLAESGDFEEEVKFLREELCMSKSEHLLLLQELESKETELQFSSLSVEKLEETISSLTLESLCEIESMKLDITALEQALVDAMRIQEESIQEKDQLRGVVEEVQFQSREAQEKAKYVEKLNEELRKRIAASEKSIKEFFQSTKERLESENEEQPPLNGDCFFAELSHVFPLSSEVRECFDAIIKRLKHPRNATLIDKMEGMGKQIHLHEDLVKRLKEELKQEKLKAKEEAEDLTQEMAELRYKMTCLVDEERKRRVCVEQASLQRIAELEAQIKRETNKRSSTDMLPLSVL, from the exons ATGTCGAGTAGCTCGGGAAGTTTCTCCGGAAGGAGTAGTAGCAGCTCGGCCTGTAGTAGTTCCAGAGGTGATAGTGAAATCTCCTTTGACGCTGCTGATGAGCTTCTCCAGTTTGGTTCCAGACGCATGGAG CTAAGGAAAGAAAAGGACTTGCTGAGAAAATCGAAACCTCATAGTATTGAACTAGTCAGA AGATTGGAACTCCACTCAAAGTCATTATCTGAATCTCGCCTAGAAGACACGGCTAGGATTCAGACCATGGAGATAGAGTTGCTGAATTGCTATAAAGAGATTG GTTACTTGCGAGATCAACTGATTTTTAAAAGCAAGGAAGTGAGTTACCTCAACGAACATGTGCGCAATCTTGAATCCAAATTGGCTGAATCAGGGGACTTTGAAGAAGAAGTTAAATTCTTGAGAGAGGAGCTGTGCATGTCTAAATCCGAGCATTTGTTGCTGCTGCAAGAGCTCGAGAGCAAAGAGACAGAGCTACAGTTTTCGTCTCTTTCTGTGGAGAAACTGGAGGAGACCATCTCGTCCTTAACGCTGGAGTCCTTGTGTGAAATAGAGAGCATGAAGCTTGATATAACAGCGTTGGAGCAAGCACTCGTTGATGCGATGAGAATCCAAGAGGAAAGCATCCAAGAGAAAGATCAGTTGAGAGGAGTAGTCGAAGAGGTTCAGTTTCAGTCTCGAGAGGCGCAGGAGAAGGCCAAGTACGTTGAGAAGCTAAACGAAGAGCTGAGGAAGAGAATCGCCGCTTCTGAAAAGAGTATCAAAGAGTTTTTTCAAAGTACTAAAGAACGGTTGGAAAGTGAAAACGAAGAGCAGCCACCTCTAAATGGAGATTGTTTCTTCGCTGAATTGAGCCATGTGTTTCCATTGTCCAGTGAAGTTCG TGAATGTTTCGATGCAATCATCAAGAGACTAAAACATCCCCGGAATGCAACTTTGATCGATAAAATGGAGGGTATGGGGAAACAGATACATCTGCATGAAGATCTTGTGAAGCGGCTCAAG GAGGAACTGAAACAGGAGAAACTGAAGGCGAAGGAAGAAGCGGAAGACCTTACGCAAGAAATGGCTGAACTAAGGTATAAGATGACATGTTTGGTAGATGAAGAACGCAAACGCCGTGTGTGCGTAGAGCAAGCGTCATTACAGAGAATCGCAGAACTGGAAGCACAg ATCAAGAGAGAGACGAACAAGCGCTCTTCCACAGATATGCTACCTCTTTCCGTATTATGA